In Nocardioides bizhenqiangii, the DNA window CCAGCTGCCGCTGCCCACGTTGTTGGTGGCCCGGACGTCGCAGGCGTAGGTCTGGTTGGGGCTCAACCCGGTGACGTTGATCGGACTGCCGCCGCCGGTGGCGGTCTGCGTCACTCCGCCGGTCGGGCTCTCGCACCGGGCGGTGTAGCCGTTGATCGCCGCACCGCCGTTGTTGGCCGGCGGGTTGAAGGACACCTGCGCCGACGTCGGCGAGGTCGCGTTGGCGGCCACGTTGGTCGGCGCACCCGGAGCCGTCACCGGAGGCGGGGCGGTGTAGAACGGCACGCTCAGGTTCAGGGTCGGGCCGGCGTTGCCGTCGGCGATGCCCAGCTCGGCGGTCAGCTGCGAGCCCCACTGCTGCGACGTGGCTCTGACGGGCACCCAGAACTCCCAGGCCGAGCCATTCATGTAGTTCTGACCCGCGGGCAGCGGCCAGCCACCGCTCCACCCGGTCTGGCTGCTCGAGTAGTAGCCGTTGGCCGAGACGTTCGACCACTGCGGGCACTCGGCAGCGAGCGTGATCTCCCGCTGGGTGCCCGGACCCGGCGGGGTGTAGAAGCAGCGGATCCGCTGGGTCTTGTCGAACTCGACGCCGCTAGGGAGCACGAACCGCGGGAAGAGCTTGGGAGTGCTGCAGTGCGAGCCGACGAGCATCGCGTAGAGGTTGAGGTAGGTGGTGTTCCCGGTGACCGGCGTGATCGGGTCGGACTGCTGGTCACCCCAGTAGGACACGAAGGCGCCGATGCCGAACTCCTGGTACGGGCTGCCCCAGATGATCGAGGGACAGTTGGTGATCGTCGTGTATTTCGTGGACCCGCCGTTCCACTTCTCGGCTGCTGATGCGGGTGCGGCACCGAGCCCGAGCACCGACGCCACCATGGCGACGACGACCAGCACGGGGCTCAATCTGCGAGCGACGCGGCGCGCGCGGGACGGACGGGACGTTGGGACGGACATCGTTCT includes these proteins:
- a CDS encoding fibronectin type III domain-containing protein produces the protein MLVVVAMVASVLGLGAAPASAAEKWNGGSTKYTTITNCPSIIWGSPYQEFGIGAFVSYWGDQQSDPITPVTGNTTYLNLYAMLVGSHCSTPKLFPRFVLPSGVEFDKTQRIRCFYTPPGPGTQREITLAAECPQWSNVSANGYYSSSQTGWSGGWPLPAGQNYMNGSAWEFWVPVRATSQQWGSQLTAELGIADGNAGPTLNLSVPFYTAPPPVTAPGAPTNVAANATSPTSAQVSFNPPANNGGAAINGYTARCESPTGGVTQTATGGGSPINVTGLSPNQTYACDVRATNNVGSGSWSNKTGNFNTPQATAAPGAPTSVVTNVVSATTSRVTFNPPANDGNSPITGYRAQCTSPNGGTSRTVDGTSSPITFTNLTPGKDYRCRVNARNAVGTGSYSAYSATVTQPATRPDRPTNVTATAATRTSAKVTFAPPAYNGGAAITSYRVQCASSNGGLTRTADGTTSPVTVTRLTAGKAYRCRVKATNAAGASAYSAYSARFNLPA